Within the Acidobacteriota bacterium genome, the region CGGGCAATGTCAAACTCTGCACCGGTGTTTCAATCTTCCTGTGACGGTCGATGAGAAGACCACACGCCGCCCCGCCCGCGGCGCCGCATCCAATCCGAAGAACCGCTTCGAATCGATCTCGGTGGAATGGGATCCGGAGAGCGGTGAGCCGGAGCCGCATCCCGAGACCGAGTACCTCGAAGATGCGAGCCGTTCGATCATCACCCGCAACGACAGTCCCGACGTCGGATTCGAGCGCAGCCTCAATCCGTATCGCGGCTGCGAGCACGGCTGCGCGTACTGTTTCGCCCGCCCGACCCACGAATATCTCGGTTTTTCCGCGGGGCTCGATTTCGAGACGAAGATCATCGCGAAGCGGAACGCACCGGAGCTTCTGAGGCGCGAGCTCGCAGCAAAGGGATGGGAACCAACGCCGCTTGCGATGAGCGGAGTCACGGATCCCTACCAGCCCGTCGAGCGCCGCCTCCGGATCACGCGAGGGTGCCTCGAGGTTCTGGCCGAGACGCGGAATCCGGTGATCATCATCACGAAAAACGAGCTCGTGACGCGCGACATCGATCTTCTCGGGGAGCTGGCCGCATTCGAGGCCGTCGCCGTCTGCGTTTCCGTGACGACGCTCGATCGGGAGCTCGCCGGAAAGCTCGAGCCCCGCACCTCCCGGCCGCACCGGCGCATCGAAGCGATCCGGGCGCTCGCCGACGCTGGGATTCCGGTCGGGGTCCTCTTCGCGCCGGTGATTCCGGCGATCAACGATTTCGAGATCCCGAAAATCCTCGAAGCGGTTGCGGGCGCCGGTGCCGTCTTCGCGAGCTGGGTGATGCTGCGGCTTCCCTGGGCAGTCTCGCCGCTGTTTCAGGACTGGCTCGAGCGGCACTACCCGGATCGGAAGGATCACGTCCTCTCCCGGCTGATGGAAGCCCGCGAAGGGAAGCTCTATCGAGCCGAGTTCGGGAAGCGGATGCGCGGTTCGGGCGAGCTCGCGCGTCAGACCTCGACGATGTTCGATGTCGCGCGACGGCGTGCCGGTCTCGACGCCAAAGGACCATCGCTGTCGATCGCGCACTTTCGACCCCCCGAGGGAGCGCAGAAGCGATTGTTCTGAAGTGAAGGTGGGCCGAGAGTGAGAGTGGACGTGGTTGACGAAGTGGACGTGGTGGACCCGAGGCACCCGACGCAATCGTGTCAGTCCACCCTCGTCCACGTCGTCCACAGAGTCCACGACCTCCAGACCTCCAGCTCGAACTTCCAGACCTCCAATCCCATGTCCAGTGATACATTCCCGTCTCATGAGTGACGTGCTCTGGTTCAACGGCAAATGGACGACGACGGAGCAGCCGGTTCTCCCGGTCGAGGACCGCGGACTCCAGTTCGGCGACGCCATCTACGAGGTGATCAAGTTTCTCGGGGGAACGCCTGCCTTCGCGCGCGAGCATTACGATCGGATGGAGCGTGGACTCGGAGCGCTGACGATCAGGCATGGCTGGACCTGGGAGAGTTTTCGCGAGCTGCTTCGCGAGCTGATGGACCGAACCTCCTTCGATGACGGGATCATCTACGTGCAGGTGACCCGCGGCATCGCTCAGCGGAAGCACGACGCGGAGCCGGAAGAGCCGGTGAAGATCGTTTACAGCCGCAGCTTCAAATTTCCCGATGAGGCGAAGCGGCGCAACGGCGTCGCGGTGATCACGCGTCCCGACCTGCGCTGGGGACGATGCGATCTCAAGACGACGAACCTCCTTCCGAACACGCTGGGAAAGAAGGAAGCAATTGCGGCGGGAGCCGACGAAGCCATCTTCATCGACGACGGGTTCGTCACCGAAGGAAGCATCTCGAACTTTTTCGCAGTCGAGGGGGAAGCGGTGATCACTCATCCCGCGAACGAGAAGGTGCTTCCGGGAGTCGTGAGGGATCGGACGATCTCGGTTGCGTTGCGGGATCGGGTCCGCGTGGACGAGCGGCCGATTCTGGAGAACGAGCTCTTCAGCCTCGATGAGGCGTTCATCACGAGCACGACCGCGGGAGTGATGCCGGTCGTCTCGATCGACGGAAGAACCGTCGGCAACGGGACCGGCGGTCCGATCACGCTGAGGCTGCAGAAGGAGTTTCTCGATCTCGAGCGATCGCAGACCCTCTGACGAGGAAACATGAAATTGTTGGACTTCGACCCTTTGCAGCGCTTCGCTTGGTCTGATGTCCCAACCTGCAAGGTCCTTCGCCTGCCCGCCCGACCGCCCGCTCAGGATGACGTCGGTTTGAGTATGCGAGTGCGGTTGTTTCTGCACTCACAGGTGTCATTTCCGCTTCACCGAGGGGAGAGTTCCGATGAGTGACGAATTCGATGTCGTTGTGATCGGCGGTGGAACGGCGGGGCTCGTCACGGCGTCGGGGTGTGCACGGCTCGGGCGGAAGGTCGCGATGATCAGCCGGGACCCGCTCGGGGGTGACTGCCTCTGGACCGGCTGCGTCCCGACCAAGGCCCTGGTCGCGACATCCAAACTGATCGGAGGGATGCATCACGCCTCCAGATTCGGACTCGGTGATTACCGGCCTCATATCGATTCCGCCCGGATCATGGAGTCGATGCGGGCCGCACGGCGGAAGATCGAGCCCCATGACGATCCGGAGAAGTTTCGGGCGCTCGGGATCGACGTCATCCTCGAGGCCGCCGAGCTCGAGTCGCCGACCCGGGTGCGAACAGCCTCGGGACGGGCTCTCGAAGCGAAACAGATCGTCCTCGCCACCGGATCCCGGACCTTCGTCCCGCCGATCGAGGGAATCGATGCGGCGGGGTGGATGGATCACGCATCGTTTCTCGAGCAGGATGAGTTCCCCCGCAGGATCGCCATCCTCGGTGCCGGCGCGATCGGAACCGAGTTCGCGCAGCTCTTCGCCCGGTTCGGATCATCGGTCACCCTGATTCAGCAGTCCGCGAGAATTCTGGATCGTGAGGATTCCGAGGTTGCCGCCAGGGTCCGGGCCATTCTCGAAGCGGACGGTGTCACCATTCGAACCGGAACGACCGCGGTCAGGGCGGGTACCGACGGCTCCGGAAAATGGATCGATCTCGAGGGGGAAGGAGCGGGGAGGCTCTCGGTCGACGAGATCTTCGTCGCAACGGGGAGACGCGGAAACATCGAAGGGCTCGGTCTCGAGAACGCCGGCGTGAAGACCAGCCGTACGTGGATTGCCGCCGACGAGTACCTCCGGACGAGCGTGGACGGCATCTGGGCCTGTGGCGACATCAAGGGTCCTCCGCAGTTCACGCATGCTGCGGCGCATGAAGCCGTCGGGCTCGTTCGCAATCTCCTCTTCCCGCTGAAGAGCAAAATCGATTACACGCATATGCCGTGGGGGGTGTACACCGACCCGGAAGTCGGGCACATCGGAATGACCGAGGAGGAGGCGCGGGCGGGGGGTGGTGACGTCCGGGTCTACCGGGTCGAGATGGACCAGGCAGATCGCGCGGTGGCCGAGCGCCATACCGCCGGGTTTATCAAGATCATCGCCGACGGGAAGGGGCGGATTCTCGGTGCGCACGCCGTCTGCGAGCACGCGACGACCGTGATCCAGGAGATCGTCCTCGCGCGCAAGCACGGGCTGAAGGTGAAGGATCTCGCGGGGCGTGTGAGCTCGTATCCGTCGATGGCCGACGCCGTTCAGAAGGCCGCGACGCAGTATTACCAGGCGCTGTCGAGCTCGTGGCTCGGCACAGTTGCGAAGAAGGTGGCGTCCTGGAGCTCGTGAGGTGGATCAGGGATCAGGGGCCAGGAGCCAGGATTCAGGAGCCAGGATTCAGGAGCGCAGAACTCGTCATTCTGAGCCCGGCGAAGCACGGGCGAAGAATCTGGGTGGGGGATCGTGAGTCACCGTTGCCGCTCACTTGTTAACTTTTTTCACGAGCCGCCACCCAGATCCTTCGCCGTCCTTCGGCGGCTCAGGATGACGAGGGGGTGGGTTCGCGAGAGCAAACCTTCGGCCATGAATGTTGCATCGCGCAGGCTCGTCCCGCGTCCCTGAATCCTGGATCCTGGCTCCTGTCTCCTGCCTCACACGTCCAGGCCGATCTGGCGCATCAGCTCGACCGCGTTGCTTCGCTCGACGACGCCCGGCTTCATTCCGTAATCGAAGATCATCTCGCCGTTCTCGATCCGGTCCTCGAAATGGACGTTCGCCGCGGTCGGGATCGACTCGGCGATCTTCGATAGCGCCAGATCGTGAGTCGTGACGAGTCCGGAAGCCCCTCTCGCGAGCAGTGAACGGACGATCGCCTCGGCGCCGATCCGCCGGTCGTGCGAGTTGGTCCCGTGGAGGATCTCGTCGAGAAGAAAGAGAAAGGGTCGCTCGGATGACTCCGCCTCGCGGACGATGTCCCGGAGCCGGAGGATCTCGGCGTAGAAGCGTGAGCGCCGTTCGAGAAGCGAGTCGCGAACCTGAATCGACGCCCCGAGCCGCATCTCCGAGAGCCGAAGCGAGGCCGCGCAGACCGGAGCGCCTGCCAGACCGAGAACGGTGTTGACCCCGACGGTGCGGAGAAACGTGCTCTTCCCCGACATGTTCGACCCGCTGATGACGAGAAGCTCGAGATTCGAATCGAGCCGGAAGTCATTGCGCACGAGCTCGACCGGAGGGATCAGCGGGTGGCCGGCCGCGGTGGCGTCGAAGAGAGGACGGCTCGAATCGACGATCTCCGGAAAGACGTAGTCCGGGTTCTCCCAGGCGAAGCTGCCGAAGGAGAGGAGCGCTTCGAGCTCGCCGAGGGCCTCGACCCATTCGCCTGCATGACTGCCGTACTTCCGGCGCCACGCGCCGATGGCGAATGAAAGATTCGTGTCCCAGAGCAACAGCAGAGCGATCGGGTAGAAGATCTGGTTCCTTCGCGAGTCGAGCAGCGTCACCAGCTTCCGGAGCTTCCGGATTCCCCGGGCGGCCGCTTCCTCGCCGCCGATCAGAGTCTCGTGAATTCTCGCAAGGGCGGGATCGTCGAACAGTTCGTGCTCGATGCGCTCGAGCAGTGTCTCGAGAAGCATCAGGCTGTCGCTGATCGGTTCGATTCCGCTGAGGCTCGTCCGGTACCGGCGGCTGAGCCAGGCAGTTGCTGCCGATGCCAGGACCGAAGCGAGAAACCACGATCTCGGGAGATCCGCTGCGAGCCAACCGAGGAGTGTGATGACGTTGGTGGCGGCGAAGAGGAGCGCGGCGACGCGGAGTGCGACCGGTGCAGGGCCGGGGTCGGTCGAATCCGCTGCCGCGTCTGCAAAGGCATCGGGGCCGATCTCGGCCACATCCGGTCCGACGATCGAGAAGAGATCCTCGCGCAGCTCGCTCCGGTCCTGCAGCTCCCGGCTGGCCGTCTGCCGCTCGAGAATATCCGTCCGCGAAGCCGGCTCGAGGAGCCAGCGCGTGAGCGTGGTCCGTCCCGCCACGGTGCGAGCCGTCGAGATCAGCGAAACGACCGAGCCCGTTCCCGCGATGTCGAGATCGTCGGCATAGAGGTGATCTTCGGGGATCTCCGATTCGATCTCGGGGATCTCGTTCCAGTTGCGATCGATCCGGGCGATGCCGAGCGAGCAGAAGCGAGCACGCCGCTCGACGATCCGTTTCCGGCGGATGAGTCGTGCGTGAATCACGATCGCCACGATGAAAGCCAGAAGGGGAATCACCGAGAGCCAGCCGTTGAGCAATCCCTCGACGAAGGCCATCCACGCGACGACGACGAAGAGAATGAACAGCGCCAGTCGCGTCCAGACGAGCGAACGCTCGCGGATGTCCAGCAGCTGCAGCTCGGCCGTCAGTTTGTCGAGCCGCGCCCGGTAACTGGAGCGGGGATCAGGCACACCGTATCTTACTGGGGTTGTGCGGAATCGGTGGACGGCGAATCGGAGGTCGCGGGAGCCTCCGCGTCATGCCAGTGTCCGTGCACGGTAGACCAGACCTTTCCCTCGGGAACCGGGCCCGGAGGCTGGGGAACGGGGTTGAATCCCTGCGTCGCTGTGCCTCCTCCGACGGTGACTCGCGGGATGTCGTGCCGCGGTATCGGCTGATTCGGCTGTGGCGGGGCGGGCGCGCCCTCCTTCGGGTGCCAGTGGCCGTGCTCGGCGTGCCAGATCATCCCGTTGCGCTCTTCTCCGTCGACCGGCGGCCGGTCATCGGTCGAGGCGGTCAGCGCGGAGGTGGGGGGCGGCGCGTCGGTCCGGATCTGTACCGGCGACGCATCGTGCCAGTGGCCATGTTCGGCGGACCAGACTTTCCCTTCGGGGGCCGGACCTGGTTGCGCGGCCGGTGCGGTCGGCAGGGGAGCCGGGCTCGAGACT harbors:
- a CDS encoding PA0069 family radical SAM protein is translated as MSSTGSFYEGWRALASDASAVTAPLYEEWSIRGQCQTLHRCFNLPVTVDEKTTRRPARGAASNPKNRFESISVEWDPESGEPEPHPETEYLEDASRSIITRNDSPDVGFERSLNPYRGCEHGCAYCFARPTHEYLGFSAGLDFETKIIAKRNAPELLRRELAAKGWEPTPLAMSGVTDPYQPVERRLRITRGCLEVLAETRNPVIIITKNELVTRDIDLLGELAAFEAVAVCVSVTTLDRELAGKLEPRTSRPHRRIEAIRALADAGIPVGVLFAPVIPAINDFEIPKILEAVAGAGAVFASWVMLRLPWAVSPLFQDWLERHYPDRKDHVLSRLMEAREGKLYRAEFGKRMRGSGELARQTSTMFDVARRRAGLDAKGPSLSIAHFRPPEGAQKRLF
- a CDS encoding DNA mismatch repair protein MutS is translated as MPDPRSSYRARLDKLTAELQLLDIRERSLVWTRLALFILFVVVAWMAFVEGLLNGWLSVIPLLAFIVAIVIHARLIRRKRIVERRARFCSLGIARIDRNWNEIPEIESEIPEDHLYADDLDIAGTGSVVSLISTARTVAGRTTLTRWLLEPASRTDILERQTASRELQDRSELREDLFSIVGPDVAEIGPDAFADAAADSTDPGPAPVALRVAALLFAATNVITLLGWLAADLPRSWFLASVLASAATAWLSRRYRTSLSGIEPISDSLMLLETLLERIEHELFDDPALARIHETLIGGEEAAARGIRKLRKLVTLLDSRRNQIFYPIALLLLWDTNLSFAIGAWRRKYGSHAGEWVEALGELEALLSFGSFAWENPDYVFPEIVDSSRPLFDATAAGHPLIPPVELVRNDFRLDSNLELLVISGSNMSGKSTFLRTVGVNTVLGLAGAPVCAASLRLSEMRLGASIQVRDSLLERRSRFYAEILRLRDIVREAESSERPFLFLLDEILHGTNSHDRRIGAEAIVRSLLARGASGLVTTHDLALSKIAESIPTAANVHFEDRIENGEMIFDYGMKPGVVERSNAVELMRQIGLDV
- a CDS encoding SEC-C domain-containing protein, producing the protein MKINRNAPCECGSGRKAKHCCGTNSKNRTSIFPIVALIAVGGLVIAGIFSGSDEPASSTSSYGVSSPAPLPTAPAAQPGPAPEGKVWSAEHGHWHDASPVQIRTDAPPPTSALTASTDDRPPVDGEERNGMIWHAEHGHWHPKEGAPAPPQPNQPIPRHDIPRVTVGGGTATQGFNPVPQPPGPVPEGKVWSTVHGHWHDAEAPATSDSPSTDSAQPQ
- a CDS encoding aminotransferase class IV: MSDVLWFNGKWTTTEQPVLPVEDRGLQFGDAIYEVIKFLGGTPAFAREHYDRMERGLGALTIRHGWTWESFRELLRELMDRTSFDDGIIYVQVTRGIAQRKHDAEPEEPVKIVYSRSFKFPDEAKRRNGVAVITRPDLRWGRCDLKTTNLLPNTLGKKEAIAAGADEAIFIDDGFVTEGSISNFFAVEGEAVITHPANEKVLPGVVRDRTISVALRDRVRVDERPILENELFSLDEAFITSTTAGVMPVVSIDGRTVGNGTGGPITLRLQKEFLDLERSQTL
- a CDS encoding FAD-dependent oxidoreductase, whose product is MSDEFDVVVIGGGTAGLVTASGCARLGRKVAMISRDPLGGDCLWTGCVPTKALVATSKLIGGMHHASRFGLGDYRPHIDSARIMESMRAARRKIEPHDDPEKFRALGIDVILEAAELESPTRVRTASGRALEAKQIVLATGSRTFVPPIEGIDAAGWMDHASFLEQDEFPRRIAILGAGAIGTEFAQLFARFGSSVTLIQQSARILDREDSEVAARVRAILEADGVTIRTGTTAVRAGTDGSGKWIDLEGEGAGRLSVDEIFVATGRRGNIEGLGLENAGVKTSRTWIAADEYLRTSVDGIWACGDIKGPPQFTHAAAHEAVGLVRNLLFPLKSKIDYTHMPWGVYTDPEVGHIGMTEEEARAGGGDVRVYRVEMDQADRAVAERHTAGFIKIIADGKGRILGAHAVCEHATTVIQEIVLARKHGLKVKDLAGRVSSYPSMADAVQKAATQYYQALSSSWLGTVAKKVASWSS